The following proteins are encoded in a genomic region of Haloarcula salinisoli:
- a CDS encoding DUF7536 family protein: MTESEPESGAAAMVAALNVPRNAKYGFSLAALVTAGLVALFVLPGTTRPTYLYGALAFVLLVSLGGLLTALFTVVSAVRLARSAP, encoded by the coding sequence GTGACCGAGTCCGAACCGGAGAGTGGCGCCGCGGCGATGGTCGCCGCGCTGAACGTCCCGCGCAACGCGAAGTACGGCTTCAGCCTCGCCGCCCTCGTGACGGCGGGGCTGGTCGCGCTGTTCGTCCTCCCCGGCACGACCCGTCCGACCTACCTCTACGGCGCGCTGGCCTTTGTCTTGCTCGTCTCGCTGGGTGGTCTACTGACGGCGCTCTTTACGGTCGTCTCGGCGGTCAGGCTCGCTCGCTCGGCCCCGTGA
- a CDS encoding potassium channel family protein, with protein sequence MEPTGTVEYEPVSVKAVLSEMKDTAELLIDLSYSAVLLGSDDVAGEVLELEAKMDVLQLRARMSLLMACRSPDDAESLAPVLGMVGAAEKISDAAGDIAKVVLEDIGLPDTMRAALPEAVETLVRATVRSDSPLAGQTLGTLNLETETGVRALAIRRQGSWLLNPTRETQLQAEDVVLLRGPEDGVSDVYQDATGEPYEPPEPPEGDTQDLERAVDSIVLMKDMGELAVDLAYGAVLFDSEAVAEEVVELEAEVDALQSRFEAWTLRAAADMDDPVSLRGLVHLARSTEVISDAALEISEGVLRGLSTHPVVAEAVRESDEIIVRATVAEESELAGRTIGDTAVKTETGMRIIAIRRGAGESDRTGREGGEWVVSPGPETPLMAGDVLLAKGTRTGADRLDALTGPSERA encoded by the coding sequence ATGGAGCCCACGGGGACGGTCGAGTACGAGCCGGTGAGTGTCAAGGCAGTGCTCTCGGAGATGAAAGACACCGCCGAGTTGCTCATCGACCTCTCGTATTCGGCCGTCCTGCTGGGCAGCGACGACGTGGCGGGCGAGGTACTCGAACTGGAGGCGAAGATGGACGTCCTCCAGCTTCGTGCGCGAATGAGCCTGCTGATGGCCTGCCGGTCGCCCGACGACGCCGAATCGCTGGCCCCCGTCCTGGGGATGGTCGGTGCCGCCGAGAAGATAAGCGACGCCGCCGGCGACATCGCCAAAGTCGTCCTGGAGGATATCGGCCTGCCGGACACGATGCGCGCCGCGCTTCCCGAAGCCGTCGAGACGCTCGTGCGAGCGACCGTCAGGTCCGACTCGCCGCTGGCCGGGCAGACGCTGGGCACGCTGAACCTCGAAACCGAGACCGGCGTGCGGGCGCTGGCCATCCGCCGCCAGGGGAGCTGGCTGCTCAACCCCACCCGGGAGACACAGCTACAGGCCGAGGACGTGGTCCTGCTGCGCGGGCCCGAAGACGGCGTCAGCGACGTGTATCAGGACGCCACCGGCGAGCCCTACGAACCCCCGGAGCCGCCGGAGGGCGACACGCAGGACCTCGAACGCGCGGTCGACTCCATCGTCCTGATGAAGGACATGGGTGAACTCGCGGTCGACCTGGCCTACGGCGCGGTGCTGTTCGACAGCGAGGCCGTCGCCGAGGAGGTCGTCGAGCTGGAAGCCGAAGTCGACGCCCTCCAGTCGCGGTTCGAAGCGTGGACGCTACGCGCGGCCGCGGACATGGACGACCCCGTCTCCTTGCGCGGACTGGTCCACCTGGCCCGCTCGACGGAGGTCATCTCCGACGCCGCCCTCGAAATCAGCGAGGGCGTCTTGCGGGGCCTGTCGACGCATCCGGTCGTCGCCGAAGCCGTCCGCGAGTCCGACGAGATAATCGTGCGCGCGACCGTCGCCGAGGAGAGCGAGCTGGCGGGCCGGACCATCGGCGACACCGCGGTCAAGACCGAGACCGGGATGCGCATAATCGCCATCCGGCGGGGAGCCGGAGAGAGCGACCGGACGGGGAGAGAAGGCGGCGAGTGGGTCGTCTCGCCCGGCCCCGAGACGCCGCTGATGGCCGGTGACGTGTTGCTCGCGAAGGGGACCCGAACCGGCGCCGACCGCCTCGACGCGCTCACGGGGCCGAGCGAGCGAGCCTGA
- a CDS encoding tRNA(Ile)(2)-agmatinylcytidine synthase translates to MTVVGLDDTDSRERGMCTTYAAAELADRIRDSGGRVERLLLVRLNPAVEHKTRGNAALAVHTDLDADRAMALVRDVLDLAQTDDPRTNPGAVVADCAPDAVPPQVAEFTRDAIRAIQDITTATLLADTVGFARCQHGNGRGLVGALAAVGAWAALEDWTYEHIAYREADRWGTERAVDAESVRAAADRHYPAVWDTVDRASGYPVSVPRTPCPILYGIRGDDPEACRAVADAIESEPIDRRVTFVTNQGTDVHLQDGTVGAVADDSAYRVTGTVATAPETREGGHVFLSIADREARLQCAAFEPTKRFRDRVRALREGDEITVCGEVTDGTLKLEKFAVRELVRTEPATPTCPDCGATMSSAGRNQGYRCRDCSTSADGKVDRPIERDLEPGWYEVPPVARRHIAKPLVRGGFDGATHPER, encoded by the coding sequence GTGACCGTCGTCGGACTGGACGATACCGATTCCCGGGAGAGGGGGATGTGTACGACGTACGCGGCCGCCGAGCTGGCCGACCGGATACGCGACAGCGGCGGCCGTGTCGAGCGGCTGCTCCTCGTCCGGCTCAACCCGGCCGTCGAGCACAAGACCCGCGGGAACGCCGCACTCGCCGTGCATACGGACCTCGACGCCGACCGGGCGATGGCGCTGGTCCGTGACGTACTCGACCTGGCACAGACCGACGACCCGAGGACGAATCCCGGCGCCGTCGTCGCCGACTGCGCGCCCGACGCCGTCCCGCCGCAGGTAGCCGAGTTCACGCGCGACGCGATTCGGGCGATTCAGGACATCACGACGGCGACGCTGCTTGCGGACACTGTCGGCTTCGCGCGCTGCCAGCACGGCAACGGTCGGGGGCTGGTCGGCGCGCTGGCGGCCGTCGGCGCGTGGGCCGCACTCGAGGACTGGACGTACGAACACATCGCCTACCGCGAGGCCGACCGCTGGGGGACGGAGCGCGCTGTCGACGCGGAGAGCGTCCGTGCGGCGGCAGACAGACACTACCCGGCGGTGTGGGACACCGTCGACCGCGCCTCGGGCTACCCGGTCTCGGTCCCCCGGACGCCCTGTCCAATCCTCTACGGGATTCGGGGGGACGACCCCGAGGCCTGCCGGGCCGTCGCCGACGCCATCGAGAGCGAGCCAATCGACCGGCGTGTGACGTTTGTGACCAACCAGGGGACCGACGTCCACCTGCAGGACGGCACTGTGGGGGCGGTGGCCGACGACAGCGCCTACCGCGTCACCGGAACCGTCGCCACAGCGCCCGAGACCCGTGAGGGCGGCCACGTCTTCCTGTCCATTGCAGACCGCGAGGCCCGGCTCCAGTGTGCCGCGTTCGAACCTACCAAACGGTTCCGTGACCGCGTGCGGGCGTTGCGCGAGGGCGACGAGATTACTGTCTGTGGCGAGGTGACCGACGGGACCCTGAAACTGGAGAAGTTCGCGGTCCGGGAGCTTGTACGGACTGAACCGGCGACGCCGACCTGTCCCGACTGCGGCGCGACGATGTCCTCGGCCGGCCGGAACCAGGGGTATCGCTGTCGGGACTGTTCGACCAGCGCCGACGGGAAGGTCGACCGACCCATCGAGCGCGACCTCGAACCGGGCTGGTACGAGGTCCCGCCGGTCGCGCGCCGCCACATCGCGAAACCGCTGGTCCGGGGCGGGTTCGACGGGGCGACGCATCCGGAGCGGTAG
- a CDS encoding potassium channel family protein — MDTWQRRTLIYLVGLAGVILGFAVAYDYGMSAFEGEPREFLHSLQVVVETFTTTGFGSDAPWESTGMRLLVIAMDITGVVLIFLALPVLLFPLFEEAIETNAPTTVERDLEDHVVICQFTPRGETLVTELESWDVDYVIIEPDSDRADDIYEEGYHVIHADPQSVEGLEEARLTDARALVADASDQVNTSIVLTAREVDEHVRTVSVVEEPDRAKYHDLAGADHVLSPRQLLGESLASKVTTGVSTTLGDSIEVGEDFDIAELPIHRGSELVGTTLAESGIREETGVNIIGAWFRGQFVSPPSPDAELDGSTVLLASGTARQLESLKSMTLSSVRGFRRGETVIVGYGEVGQTIAEDLQTARVPHTILDRQEKDGVDVVGDATEPADLRAAGVEDARTVILALSEDTDTEFATLVIRDLNPEVEVIARAEETENVTKMYRAGADYVLSLATVSGRMLASTILEDENVISMDQQVEIIRVDAGDLAGTTLGEADVRSRTGCTVLALERNGTVLTDLGPDVRIQYGDSIVIAGTDAGVTRFKQLY, encoded by the coding sequence ATGGATACGTGGCAGCGGCGGACGCTGATATATCTCGTCGGCCTGGCCGGTGTGATTCTGGGCTTTGCAGTGGCCTACGACTACGGGATGTCGGCCTTCGAGGGCGAGCCCCGCGAGTTCCTCCACTCGCTGCAGGTCGTCGTCGAGACGTTCACCACGACGGGCTTCGGCTCGGACGCCCCGTGGGAGAGCACCGGGATGCGACTGCTGGTCATCGCGATGGACATCACCGGCGTGGTTCTCATCTTTCTCGCGCTGCCGGTCCTCCTCTTTCCGCTGTTCGAGGAGGCTATAGAGACGAACGCCCCGACCACCGTCGAGCGCGACCTCGAGGACCACGTCGTCATCTGCCAGTTCACACCGCGGGGAGAGACACTCGTCACCGAACTGGAGTCCTGGGACGTCGACTACGTCATAATCGAACCCGACAGCGATCGCGCTGACGACATCTACGAGGAGGGGTACCACGTCATCCACGCCGACCCCCAGTCCGTCGAGGGGTTAGAGGAGGCCCGCCTCACAGACGCGCGGGCGCTCGTCGCCGACGCCTCCGACCAGGTCAACACGAGTATCGTCCTCACTGCCCGCGAGGTCGACGAACACGTTCGGACGGTGAGCGTCGTCGAGGAGCCCGACCGCGCGAAGTACCACGACCTCGCGGGCGCCGACCACGTCCTCTCGCCGCGCCAGCTGCTGGGCGAGAGCCTCGCCAGCAAGGTGACGACGGGCGTCTCGACGACGCTTGGCGACTCTATCGAGGTCGGCGAAGACTTCGACATCGCCGAACTACCCATCCACCGCGGCAGCGAGCTGGTCGGCACGACGCTGGCCGAGAGCGGTATCCGCGAGGAGACCGGCGTCAACATCATCGGCGCGTGGTTCCGCGGGCAGTTCGTCAGCCCGCCCTCGCCCGACGCCGAACTCGACGGCTCGACGGTCCTGCTGGCTTCGGGGACCGCCCGGCAACTCGAATCACTCAAGTCGATGACCCTCTCCAGCGTCCGTGGCTTTCGCCGCGGTGAGACGGTCATCGTCGGCTACGGTGAAGTCGGCCAGACCATCGCCGAGGACCTCCAGACGGCGCGGGTCCCACACACGATACTGGACCGACAGGAGAAAGACGGCGTCGACGTCGTCGGCGACGCCACCGAGCCAGCGGACCTGCGAGCGGCCGGCGTCGAGGACGCGCGTACAGTCATCCTCGCGCTCTCGGAGGACACCGACACGGAGTTCGCCACGCTCGTGATTCGGGACCTCAATCCCGAGGTCGAGGTCATCGCCCGCGCCGAGGAGACCGAGAACGTCACGAAGATGTACCGCGCGGGGGCCGACTACGTCCTCTCACTGGCCACCGTCAGCGGCCGGATGCTCGCCTCGACCATCCTGGAAGACGAGAACGTCATCTCGATGGACCAGCAGGTCGAGATTATCCGGGTCGACGCCGGCGACCTCGCGGGGACGACGCTGGGCGAGGCCGACGTCCGCTCGCGGACCGGCTGTACCGTCCTCGCCTTAGAGCGCAACGGCACCGTGCTGACCGACCTCGGGCCGGACGTGCGTATCCAGTACGGCGACAGCATCGTCATCGCCGGGACGGATGCGGGTGTGACGCGGTTCAAACAACTGTACTAA
- the ilvA gene encoding threonine ammonia-lyase, protein MVTVEDVQAARDRVAETTRQTPLEYSHTFSAMTGAVVHLKLELFQRTGSFKLRGATNRIATLSDEERANGVVTASAGNHAQGVALAATRIGVDSTIVMPEHAPISKVKATRSYGGDVVLYGEDYDEAAERAHEIEREEGRTYVHAFDDDYVMAGQGTIGLEIYDELPEVDTVVVPIGGGGLISGIATALKGLDPSIRVVGVQAEGASSVAESLRKGERIERDSVETIADGIATRTVGERTFEVIRECVDSVVTVSDSEIAVALTTLLERSKTLAEGAGAVALAAVIEEKFDYEDDEVIVPALCGGNIDLNTLTNVIVRGLVETGRYLRIKTVLKDRPGALEELVGVLSDQQVNIYAIEHDRTNRDVAMNDAEVELDLETRGPDHVDELLAALREHGYPVEVLV, encoded by the coding sequence ATGGTAACCGTCGAGGACGTGCAGGCGGCGCGTGACCGGGTCGCCGAGACGACTCGCCAGACACCGCTCGAGTATTCCCACACCTTCTCCGCGATGACCGGCGCCGTGGTCCACCTGAAGCTCGAACTGTTCCAGCGCACCGGCTCGTTCAAGCTCCGTGGCGCGACCAACCGAATCGCGACGCTTTCCGACGAGGAGCGCGCAAACGGCGTCGTCACGGCCAGCGCCGGCAACCACGCCCAGGGGGTCGCGCTGGCGGCCACCCGCATCGGCGTCGACTCGACCATCGTGATGCCCGAACACGCCCCCATCTCGAAGGTGAAGGCGACCCGGAGCTACGGGGGCGACGTGGTGCTGTACGGCGAGGACTACGACGAGGCCGCCGAGCGCGCCCACGAGATAGAGCGCGAGGAAGGCCGGACCTACGTCCACGCGTTCGACGACGACTACGTGATGGCCGGCCAGGGGACCATCGGCCTCGAAATCTACGACGAACTGCCCGAGGTCGACACCGTCGTGGTCCCCATCGGCGGCGGCGGCCTCATCAGCGGTATCGCCACCGCGTTGAAGGGGCTGGACCCCTCGATTCGCGTCGTCGGTGTCCAGGCAGAGGGGGCTTCCAGCGTGGCCGAGTCACTGCGAAAAGGCGAGCGAATCGAACGCGACAGCGTCGAGACCATCGCCGACGGCATCGCGACGCGGACTGTTGGCGAGCGTACCTTCGAGGTCATCCGCGAGTGCGTCGACAGCGTCGTCACCGTCTCGGACTCGGAGATAGCGGTGGCCCTGACCACGCTGCTCGAACGATCGAAGACGCTCGCGGAGGGCGCCGGCGCGGTGGCGCTGGCCGCCGTCATCGAGGAGAAGTTCGACTACGAGGACGACGAGGTCATCGTCCCGGCGCTCTGTGGCGGGAACATCGACCTCAACACGTTGACGAACGTCATCGTTCGCGGCCTGGTGGAGACCGGTCGCTATCTCCGCATCAAGACCGTTCTCAAGGACCGCCCCGGCGCCCTGGAGGAACTCGTCGGCGTCCTCTCGGACCAGCAGGTCAACATCTACGCCATCGAGCACGACCGCACCAATCGGGACGTGGCGATGAACGACGCCGAGGTGGAACTGGACCTGGAAACCCGCGGGCCCGACCACGTCGACGAGCTGCTCGCCGCGCTGCGCGAGCACGGGTATCCCGTCGAGGTGCTCGTCTGA
- a CDS encoding succinylglutamate desuccinylase/aspartoacylase family protein, with protein MVTLGTASAAPGEIDTGRLEVGESRDGSPVGLPVAVVNGSQDGKTLYMQAASDGDELNGVGVIQRVVPQLDPSELSGVILICGIVNYHAFQIAEHRNPIDDTKMNRAYPGDASGTSSERIAAATHDAAVSADLVVDLHQGSTSQMIEEVRVRCGSRHRLHEECLELAKVFDCGYILDQKGPDGQLARAAPDEGVPTIDPELGGCVGWDEESIRAGVDGVFNVLRYYDFLPGGYTPSPQARATGFEQYGSPVGGLVNFHPNLGDRVSRGDTLFEVTDVFGERKAEIAADSAGVFWRSRRLPQVATGEYVCSIGTNIDTY; from the coding sequence ATGGTAACTCTCGGTACGGCGAGTGCCGCTCCCGGTGAGATAGACACCGGGCGTCTAGAGGTCGGCGAGAGCCGCGACGGCAGCCCCGTCGGCCTGCCCGTCGCGGTCGTCAACGGGTCACAGGACGGCAAGACTCTCTACATGCAGGCCGCGAGCGACGGCGACGAGCTGAACGGCGTCGGCGTCATCCAGCGCGTCGTCCCGCAGCTGGACCCCAGCGAGCTTTCGGGCGTTATTCTCATCTGTGGCATCGTCAACTACCACGCCTTCCAGATTGCCGAACACCGCAACCCCATCGACGACACGAAGATGAACCGGGCCTACCCCGGCGACGCCTCGGGCACCTCCAGCGAGCGCATCGCGGCGGCGACACACGACGCCGCCGTCAGCGCCGACCTCGTCGTCGACCTCCATCAGGGGTCGACCTCGCAGATGATCGAAGAAGTGCGTGTCCGGTGTGGCTCCCGGCACCGGCTCCACGAGGAGTGTCTCGAACTCGCGAAGGTGTTCGACTGTGGCTATATCCTAGACCAGAAGGGGCCTGACGGCCAGCTGGCCCGGGCAGCGCCCGACGAGGGCGTCCCGACCATCGACCCGGAACTGGGCGGCTGTGTCGGCTGGGACGAGGAGTCGATTCGGGCGGGCGTCGACGGCGTCTTCAACGTCCTTCGCTACTACGACTTCCTGCCCGGCGGGTACACGCCCTCGCCACAGGCCCGCGCGACCGGGTTCGAGCAGTACGGCTCACCGGTCGGCGGGCTCGTGAACTTCCACCCGAACCTGGGGGACCGCGTGAGCCGCGGGGACACGCTGTTCGAGGTGACAGACGTCTTCGGCGAACGGAAAGCCGAGATAGCCGCCGACTCGGCCGGTGTCTTCTGGCGCTCGCGCCGGCTCCCGCAGGTCGCCACCGGTGAGTACGTCTGTTCGATCGGGACGAACATCGACACGTACTAG
- a CDS encoding glutathione S-transferase N-terminal domain-containing protein has translation MANLELYELEGCPYCAKVTKKLDELGLEYDSHMVPRSHSERTEVEEVSGQTGVPVLVDNDNGIEGMPESDDIVEYLEETYSA, from the coding sequence ATGGCAAATCTCGAACTCTACGAACTGGAGGGGTGTCCGTACTGTGCGAAGGTGACGAAGAAACTCGACGAGCTTGGCCTCGAGTACGACTCGCACATGGTGCCCCGCTCCCACAGCGAGCGCACCGAGGTCGAGGAAGTGTCGGGCCAGACCGGTGTTCCGGTGCTCGTCGACAATGACAACGGCATCGAGGGGATGCCAGAGTCAGACGATATCGTCGAGTATCTCGAAGAGACCTACAGCGCGTAG
- the citZ gene encoding citrate synthase yields the protein MSDDLKKGLEGVLVTESGLSVIDGDAGELVYRGYTIEDLANGASYEEVLYLLWYGHLPDGDELDAFASEMATEREVDEAVLATVRAMAEADENPMAALRTAVSMLSGFDPAPEDADPTDEDVNLARGRRITAKIPTIIAAFTRIRNGDDPVAPREDLGHAENFLYMLNDEVPDDVLADVFDQALVLHADHGINASTFSAMVTASTLSDLHSAVTAAIGTLKGPLHGGANQDVMEMLKEVDDAEQDPLDWVKTALDEGRRVSGFGHRVYNVKDPRAKILGERSKELGEAAGSLKWYEMSTTIEEYLMDEKGLAPNVDFYSASTYYQMGIPIDIYTPIFAMSRVGGWVAHVVEYIEDNRLIRPRARYTGPDPEETTFVPLSER from the coding sequence ATGTCCGACGACCTCAAGAAAGGGCTGGAGGGAGTCCTCGTCACCGAATCCGGTCTCAGCGTGATCGACGGTGACGCGGGCGAACTCGTTTACAGGGGGTACACCATCGAGGACCTCGCGAACGGCGCCAGCTACGAGGAGGTGCTGTACCTGCTCTGGTACGGCCATCTGCCCGACGGCGACGAACTCGACGCGTTCGCCTCGGAGATGGCGACAGAGCGCGAGGTCGACGAGGCCGTCCTGGCGACGGTCCGCGCGATGGCCGAGGCCGACGAGAACCCGATGGCAGCGCTGCGAACCGCCGTCTCGATGCTCTCCGGGTTCGACCCCGCGCCCGAGGACGCCGACCCGACCGACGAGGACGTGAACCTCGCCCGCGGCCGGCGCATCACCGCGAAGATACCGACTATCATCGCCGCCTTCACCCGCATCCGCAACGGCGACGACCCCGTCGCCCCCCGCGAGGACCTCGGTCACGCCGAGAACTTCCTGTACATGCTCAACGACGAGGTGCCCGACGACGTGCTGGCCGACGTCTTCGACCAGGCGCTCGTGCTCCACGCCGACCACGGCATCAACGCCTCGACGTTCTCGGCGATGGTCACCGCCTCCACCCTGTCGGACCTCCACAGCGCCGTCACCGCCGCCATCGGCACCCTCAAGGGCCCGCTTCACGGCGGCGCCAATCAGGACGTGATGGAGATGCTCAAAGAGGTCGACGACGCCGAGCAAGACCCGCTGGACTGGGTCAAGACCGCCCTCGACGAGGGGCGTCGTGTCTCCGGCTTCGGCCACCGCGTCTACAACGTCAAAGACCCCCGTGCGAAGATTCTGGGCGAGCGCTCGAAGGAGCTGGGCGAGGCCGCCGGCTCGCTGAAGTGGTACGAGATGTCCACGACGATCGAAGAGTACCTCATGGACGAGAAGGGACTCGCTCCCAACGTCGACTTCTACTCCGCCTCGACGTACTACCAGATGGGCATCCCCATCGACATCTACACCCCCATCTTCGCGATGTCCCGCGTCGGCGGCTGGGTCGCCCACGTCGTCGAGTACATCGAGGACAACCGGCTGATTCGTCCGCGTGCCCGCTACACCGGTCCGGACCCCGAAGAGACGACGTTCGTGCCGCTCTCCGAGCGGTAA
- a CDS encoding transcriptional regulator translates to MSRSALVGNVTAMLEDAGFLVSDRCAIRPKSFDIAARRGEDVLLVKILGNIDAFDARTGAEMRRLGTYLNATPIVVGLRTRDEELKPGVVYFRNGVPVLSPDTALDLFVEEVPPLIYAAPGGLYVNIDSEVLADIREEKEWSLGKLAKELGVSRRTVSKYEDGMDASVEVAAELEELFDAPLTSPVSVLDGAEEIRDEEPTPEDPDVAPEDEPIATVFTRIGFEVHPTNRAPFKTVNENAKRREQVLTGHSAFTEAAEKRARIMSSVGQVTKTRSVYVVDELTRESVDGTALIEKSEMEEIRDADDLRDLIMERGEEPQEDAA, encoded by the coding sequence ATGTCACGGTCCGCACTGGTAGGCAACGTAACCGCCATGCTCGAGGACGCCGGGTTCCTCGTGAGCGACCGGTGTGCGATTCGGCCGAAGAGCTTCGACATCGCGGCTCGTCGCGGCGAGGACGTGTTGCTCGTGAAGATTCTGGGCAACATCGACGCCTTCGACGCGCGGACCGGCGCGGAGATGCGCCGGCTGGGCACCTACCTCAACGCGACACCCATCGTCGTCGGGCTGCGAACGCGCGACGAGGAGCTGAAACCGGGGGTCGTCTACTTCCGCAACGGCGTCCCGGTCCTCTCGCCCGATACGGCGCTTGACCTGTTCGTCGAGGAGGTCCCACCGCTCATCTACGCCGCGCCGGGCGGGCTGTACGTCAACATCGATTCGGAAGTCCTCGCAGACATCCGCGAGGAGAAAGAGTGGTCGCTGGGCAAGCTCGCCAAGGAACTGGGCGTCTCACGGCGCACGGTCTCGAAGTACGAGGACGGGATGGACGCCTCCGTCGAGGTCGCGGCCGAACTGGAGGAGCTGTTCGACGCGCCGCTGACGTCGCCGGTCAGCGTGCTGGACGGCGCCGAGGAGATCCGCGACGAGGAGCCGACACCCGAAGACCCCGATGTGGCGCCGGAAGACGAACCCATCGCCACCGTCTTCACCCGCATCGGCTTCGAGGTCCACCCGACCAACCGGGCGCCGTTCAAGACGGTCAACGAGAACGCCAAGCGCCGCGAGCAGGTGCTGACTGGCCACTCCGCGTTCACCGAGGCCGCCGAGAAGCGCGCCCGCATCATGTCCTCCGTCGGCCAGGTGACGAAGACCCGGTCGGTGTACGTCGTCGACGAGCTCACCCGCGAGTCCGTCGACGGGACGGCACTCATCGAGAAAAGCGAGATGGAGGAGATTCGTGACGCCGACGACCTCCGGGACCTCATCATGGAACGCGGTGAAGAGCCCCAGGAAGACGCGGCCTGA
- the pyrE gene encoding orotate phosphoribosyltransferase, with protein sequence MANQELIAALRDADAVKYGEFELSHGGTSNYYVDKYVFETNPRCLELIAAAFAERLGDDKLAGVALGGVPLVAVTSVETGLPYVIARKSQKEYGTANLVEGELTEGEEVVVIEDIATTGQSAIDAAEALRDAGAVVNRVLVVVDREDGASENLADADLELQSLVTASDLLADAPDDIDA encoded by the coding sequence ATGGCCAACCAGGAACTCATCGCGGCGTTGCGGGACGCTGATGCCGTCAAGTACGGGGAGTTCGAGCTCTCCCATGGCGGCACCTCGAACTACTACGTCGACAAGTACGTCTTCGAGACGAACCCCCGGTGTCTGGAGCTCATCGCCGCGGCCTTCGCCGAGCGCCTCGGCGACGACAAACTCGCCGGCGTGGCGCTGGGTGGGGTCCCGCTGGTCGCGGTCACCAGCGTCGAGACGGGGTTGCCCTACGTCATCGCCCGCAAGAGTCAGAAGGAGTACGGCACCGCGAATCTCGTCGAGGGCGAGCTCACCGAGGGCGAGGAGGTCGTCGTCATCGAGGATATCGCCACGACCGGCCAGAGCGCCATCGACGCCGCAGAGGCCCTGCGAGACGCCGGCGCGGTCGTCAATCGCGTGCTCGTCGTCGTCGACCGCGAGGACGGCGCCAGCGAGAACCTCGCCGACGCCGACCTCGAACTACAGTCGCTCGTGACCGCCTCGGACCTGCTTGCGGACGCACCGGACGATATAGACGCCTAG